A single genomic interval of Ramlibacter pinisoli harbors:
- a CDS encoding DUF904 domain-containing protein, with product MASASQVDQIAERVERLLVRYEELQRTNALLVQQVELLTQERDSLRSRLQAARTRVDALLERLPDINPAA from the coding sequence ATGGCAAGTGCCTCTCAGGTCGACCAGATTGCCGAACGCGTCGAGCGCCTGCTCGTGCGCTACGAGGAACTGCAGCGCACCAACGCGCTGCTGGTGCAGCAGGTCGAGCTGCTGACGCAGGAGCGCGATTCACTCAGGTCGCGCCTGCAGGCGGCACGCACCCGGGTCGACGCCCTGCTCGAGCGCCTGCCCGACATCAACCCCGCGGCCTGA
- a CDS encoding cell division protein ZapA, translated as MASTKQLEVQIMGQSYLLGCPVGGEGRLLEAVEKVDTAMCKIRDAGKVKARDRIAVLAALNLAFDIADREASALRQATQAAPAPTTANGADDPRLTALVERLDAALGDDGRLI; from the coding sequence ATGGCCTCGACCAAGCAGCTCGAAGTGCAGATCATGGGCCAGAGCTACCTGCTCGGCTGCCCCGTCGGCGGCGAAGGCCGGCTGCTCGAGGCGGTGGAAAAGGTCGACACCGCCATGTGCAAGATTCGCGATGCCGGCAAGGTGAAGGCGCGCGATCGCATCGCGGTGCTGGCAGCGCTGAACCTCGCATTCGACATTGCCGACCGCGAAGCCAGCGCCCTGCGCCAGGCCACGCAGGCCGCGCCGGCGCCCACCACCGCGAACGGCGCCGACGACCCGCGCCTGACCGCCCTGGTGGAGCGCCTGGACGCGGCGCTCGGCGACGACGGCCGCCTGATCTGA
- a CDS encoding sulfite exporter TauE/SafE family protein, producing MPLLQPELIAELLLIGACTGFLAGLLGIGGGMLMVPFVTIILHAKGYPPDYTVKTAVATSLATICFTSLSSVRAHHRRGAVLWPIVRLLAPGILLGSLVGAQIAVAMPGKVLSIFFAAFVGFSATQFFIDRKPKPSRTLPGRAGTFGMGTVIGVLSALVGAGGAFISVPFMTWCNVRIHDAVGTSAALGFPIALAGTLGYVWAGRDLPPLLPGAFGYLYLPGLLVIAAASMVMAPLGARTAHRMDIRPLKKVFAMALYGVAAYFLTR from the coding sequence ATGCCCTTGCTGCAGCCCGAACTCATTGCCGAACTGCTCCTGATCGGAGCCTGCACCGGCTTCCTGGCGGGCCTTCTGGGCATCGGGGGCGGCATGCTGATGGTGCCGTTCGTCACCATCATCCTGCACGCCAAGGGCTACCCGCCCGACTACACGGTGAAGACCGCCGTCGCGACGTCGCTGGCGACGATCTGCTTCACCTCGCTGTCGTCGGTGCGGGCGCACCACCGGCGCGGCGCCGTCCTGTGGCCCATCGTGCGCCTGCTCGCGCCCGGCATCCTCCTGGGCTCGCTGGTCGGCGCACAGATCGCCGTCGCGATGCCGGGCAAGGTGCTCAGCATCTTCTTCGCGGCATTCGTGGGCTTTTCGGCGACGCAGTTCTTCATCGACCGCAAGCCCAAGCCGAGCCGCACGCTGCCCGGACGCGCCGGCACGTTCGGCATGGGCACGGTGATCGGCGTGCTCTCGGCACTGGTGGGCGCCGGCGGCGCCTTCATCTCGGTGCCGTTCATGACCTGGTGCAATGTGCGCATCCACGACGCGGTGGGCACGTCGGCAGCCCTGGGCTTTCCGATCGCGCTGGCCGGCACGCTCGGATATGTGTGGGCCGGCCGCGACCTGCCGCCGCTGCTGCCCGGCGCCTTCGGCTACCTGTACCTGCCCGGGTTGCTGGTCATCGCGGCGGCCAGCATGGTGATGGCGCCGCTGGGCGCCCGCACGGCCCACCGGATGGACATCCGGCCGCTGAAGAAGGTGTTCGCGATGGCCCTGTACGGGGTGGCGGCTTACTTCCTCACCCGCTGA
- a CDS encoding 2-hydroxy-3-oxopropionate reductase — MTRNGSKLGFIGLGAMGAPMAGHLLAAGHPVAVHTRSKIPEGVLAAGATPCAVASEVAARSDTVFLMLPDTPDVEKVLFGDRGVAAGLRPGSCVIDCSSIDPVATRRFAARIRELGCDYLDAPVSGGEVGARGATLSFMVGGDAAVLERVRPLLSTMGRSITHVGGVGDGQVCKVANQIVVALNIAAVAEALVFAGKAGADPARVREALLGGFAASRVLEVHGQRMLQRTFAPGFRIALHQKDLALALQGARGLGMALPLTAATAQLLQTCDALGLAGADHSALVQAVELLARHELAAPAAPTREPAR; from the coding sequence ATGACGCGCAACGGATCCAAACTCGGGTTCATCGGGCTGGGCGCGATGGGCGCTCCCATGGCGGGCCACCTGCTGGCCGCCGGCCACCCGGTGGCCGTGCACACGCGCAGCAAGATCCCCGAGGGCGTGCTGGCAGCCGGTGCGACGCCCTGCGCCGTCGCCAGTGAAGTGGCGGCGCGTTCGGACACGGTGTTCCTGATGCTCCCGGACACCCCGGACGTCGAGAAGGTCCTGTTCGGCGACCGCGGCGTGGCGGCCGGCCTGCGGCCGGGCTCCTGCGTCATCGACTGCAGTTCCATCGACCCCGTCGCCACCCGCCGGTTCGCGGCCCGCATCCGCGAACTCGGATGCGACTACCTGGATGCACCGGTGTCGGGCGGCGAGGTCGGTGCGCGCGGCGCGACGCTGAGCTTCATGGTGGGCGGCGACGCGGCCGTGCTCGAGCGCGTGCGGCCGCTGCTCTCGACCATGGGCCGCAGCATCACGCACGTGGGCGGCGTCGGCGATGGCCAGGTGTGCAAGGTCGCCAACCAGATCGTCGTGGCGTTGAACATTGCCGCGGTGGCCGAGGCACTGGTGTTCGCCGGCAAGGCGGGCGCCGATCCGGCCCGCGTGCGCGAGGCCCTGCTCGGGGGATTCGCCGCGTCGAGGGTGCTCGAGGTGCACGGGCAACGGATGCTGCAACGCACGTTCGCGCCCGGCTTCCGCATCGCCCTGCACCAGAAGGACCTGGCGCTGGCGCTCCAGGGCGCGCGCGGGCTGGGCATGGCGCTGCCGCTCACGGCCGCCACGGCCCAATTGCTGCAGACCTGCGATGCGCTGGGACTGGCCGGCGCCGACCATTCGGCCCTGGTGCAGGCGGTCGAACTGCTGGCGCGCCACGAACTCGCCGCACCGGCGGCACCGACCCGCGAGCCTGCGCGCTAA
- the hyi gene encoding hydroxypyruvate isomerase yields MPRFAANLTMLFDDLPFLDRFAAARAAGFTAVEYLFPYDYAPGELLARLRHHGLKQVLHNLPAGNWAVGDRGIACDPRRVQEFRDGIERAIRYAHALDCPQLNCLAGKLPAGVSPQEANATLVDNLRHAARELGRAGLRLLVEPINAYDIPGFFLTRTDQALAVIDQVGADNLLLQYDVYHAQRSEGELAATLERHLPRIGHIQVADNPGRHEPGTGEINYPFLFHRLDELGWSGWIGCEYKPAGTTVQGLGWMEACQ; encoded by the coding sequence ATGCCGCGTTTCGCCGCCAACCTCACGATGCTGTTCGATGACCTGCCGTTCCTGGACCGGTTCGCTGCCGCGCGGGCGGCCGGCTTCACGGCGGTGGAGTACCTGTTTCCCTACGACTATGCGCCGGGGGAACTGCTGGCCCGCCTGCGCCACCACGGCCTGAAGCAGGTGCTGCACAACCTGCCGGCCGGCAACTGGGCCGTCGGCGACCGCGGCATCGCCTGCGATCCGCGCCGGGTGCAGGAGTTCCGCGACGGCATCGAGCGCGCCATCCGCTACGCCCATGCGCTCGATTGCCCGCAGCTGAACTGCCTGGCCGGCAAGCTGCCCGCCGGCGTGTCGCCGCAGGAGGCCAACGCGACGCTGGTGGACAACCTGCGGCACGCCGCGCGCGAGCTCGGCCGCGCGGGCCTGCGGCTGCTGGTGGAACCGATCAACGCATACGACATCCCGGGCTTCTTCCTCACGCGCACCGACCAGGCCCTGGCCGTCATCGACCAGGTGGGTGCCGACAACCTGCTGCTGCAGTACGACGTCTACCACGCGCAGCGCAGCGAAGGCGAACTGGCGGCCACCCTGGAGCGGCACCTGCCGCGCATCGGCCACATCCAGGTGGCCGACAACCCGGGCCGCCACGAACCGGGCACCGGCGAGATCAACTATCCCTTCCTGTTCCATCGCCTCGACGAACTGGGCTGGTCCGGCTGGATCGGCTGCGAATACAAGCCCGCTGGCACCACCGTGCAGGGGCTGGGCTGGATGGAGGCCTGCCAATGA
- the gcl gene encoding glyoxylate carboligase encodes MTKMTAAQAAVWVLEKEGVTQAFGVPGAAINPFYAAMRKQGTIAHILARHVEGASHMAEGYTRAAAGNIGVCIGTSGPAGTDMITGLYSAQADSIPILCITGQAPRARLHKEDFQAVDIEAIARPVTKWAVTVREPAQVPGVFQQAFHLMRSGRPGPVLIDLPIDVQMAEFEFDPDTYSPLPVHKPVCTRAQARKAISMLQEAQRPIIVAGGGIINADACNLLVEFAELTGVPVIPTLMAWGAIPDDHPLMAGMCGLQTSHRYGNANLLESDFVLGIGNRWANRHTGSVEVYTKGRRFVHVDIEPTQIGRVFAPELGIASDAGVALREFIAVAREEIAAGRLQPRSAWAADCLHRKQTMRRRTDFEQVPMKPQRVYQAMNEAFGAETCYVSTIGLSQIAGAQHLNVFRPRNWINCGQAGPLGWTVSAALGVRAADPSRRIVALSGDYDFQFMIEELAVGAQFKLPYLHMVVNNSYLGLIRQAQRGFDMDYCVQLAFDNINMPQDAQPERGYGIDHVKVVEGLGCKAIRVHRPDQLGAAIAQAEAWMQEFQVPVVVEVILERVTNIPMGVEIDKIVEFDEAAPAPVAAPVSAAALAR; translated from the coding sequence ATGACCAAGATGACCGCAGCCCAGGCCGCCGTGTGGGTGCTGGAGAAGGAGGGCGTGACGCAGGCGTTCGGCGTGCCGGGTGCCGCCATCAACCCGTTCTACGCCGCGATGCGCAAGCAGGGCACCATCGCCCACATCCTGGCGCGCCACGTCGAGGGTGCCTCGCACATGGCCGAGGGTTACACCCGGGCCGCGGCCGGCAACATCGGCGTGTGCATCGGCACCTCGGGCCCCGCCGGCACCGACATGATCACGGGGTTGTACTCGGCGCAGGCCGACTCCATCCCCATCCTGTGCATCACCGGCCAGGCGCCGCGGGCGCGCCTGCACAAGGAGGACTTCCAGGCGGTCGACATCGAGGCCATCGCCCGGCCGGTCACCAAATGGGCCGTGACGGTGCGCGAGCCGGCCCAGGTGCCGGGCGTGTTCCAGCAGGCGTTCCACCTCATGCGCTCCGGCCGGCCCGGGCCGGTGCTGATCGACCTGCCGATCGACGTGCAGATGGCCGAGTTCGAGTTCGACCCGGACACCTACTCGCCGCTGCCGGTCCACAAGCCGGTCTGCACCCGCGCCCAGGCCCGCAAGGCAATCTCGATGCTGCAGGAGGCGCAGCGGCCCATCATCGTGGCCGGCGGCGGCATCATCAACGCCGATGCCTGCAACCTGCTGGTCGAGTTCGCCGAGCTCACCGGCGTGCCCGTGATCCCGACCCTGATGGCCTGGGGCGCCATCCCCGACGACCATCCGCTGATGGCCGGCATGTGCGGCCTGCAGACCAGCCACCGCTACGGCAACGCCAACCTGCTGGAGAGCGACTTCGTGCTGGGCATCGGCAACCGCTGGGCCAACCGGCACACCGGCTCGGTCGAGGTCTACACCAAGGGGCGGCGCTTCGTGCACGTCGACATCGAGCCGACCCAGATCGGCCGCGTGTTCGCGCCGGAGCTGGGCATCGCGTCCGACGCCGGCGTGGCATTGCGCGAGTTCATCGCGGTCGCCCGCGAGGAGATCGCCGCCGGCCGCCTGCAGCCGCGCTCCGCATGGGCGGCCGACTGCCTGCACCGCAAGCAGACCATGCGCCGCCGCACGGACTTCGAGCAGGTGCCGATGAAGCCGCAGCGGGTGTACCAGGCCATGAACGAGGCATTTGGCGCCGAGACCTGCTACGTCAGCACCATCGGCCTGTCGCAGATCGCCGGGGCGCAGCACCTGAACGTGTTCCGGCCGCGCAACTGGATCAACTGCGGGCAGGCCGGCCCGCTGGGCTGGACGGTCTCGGCGGCGCTGGGCGTGCGGGCCGCCGACCCGTCGCGGCGCATCGTGGCGCTGTCGGGCGACTACGACTTCCAGTTCATGATCGAGGAGCTGGCCGTGGGTGCGCAGTTCAAGCTGCCCTACCTGCACATGGTGGTGAACAACTCCTACCTGGGCCTGATCCGCCAGGCGCAGCGCGGGTTCGACATGGACTACTGCGTCCAGCTGGCGTTCGACAACATCAACATGCCGCAGGACGCGCAGCCCGAGCGCGGCTATGGCATCGACCACGTCAAGGTCGTCGAGGGCCTGGGCTGCAAGGCGATCCGCGTGCACCGCCCCGACCAGCTGGGTGCCGCCATCGCGCAGGCCGAGGCCTGGATGCAGGAGTTCCAGGTGCCGGTCGTGGTGGAGGTCATCCTCGAGCGGGTGACGAACATTCCGATGGGCGTCGAGATCGACAAGATCGTCGAATTCGACGAGGCTGCGCCCGCGCCGGTTGCGGCGCCGGTGTCCGCGGCCGCGCTGGCGCGCTGA
- a CDS encoding LysR family transcriptional regulator, which produces MDRLQAMEMFVRVVETGSFSSAAREFGTTQPTATKQVAAMEARLKVRLLNRNTRGVSPTEAGALYYENCKGIVRAAQEADDLVQVRQTQAQGLLRVGSSVAFGRRVLVPLALDFMRQHPQLQVDLSFEDRYTDLVAQGIDVAVRMGKLADSSLGARYLGTNPWLVVASPRYLRKYGTPRRPADLSTHQALIYSSVQGSDQWRVVSPRGEAITVPVTGPLRSNNLSAVLAAARSHLGIAALPWYVAADSLAAGTVVEVLKGHSLPEQEIHAVYPSPKLVPRKVQAFIAYLQGRFGDHWWERLPKG; this is translated from the coding sequence ATGGACAGGCTGCAGGCGATGGAGATGTTCGTGCGGGTGGTGGAGACGGGCAGTTTCTCCAGCGCGGCGCGCGAGTTCGGCACCACGCAACCGACGGCCACCAAGCAGGTGGCGGCGATGGAGGCGCGGCTGAAGGTGCGGCTGCTCAACCGCAACACCCGCGGCGTCAGCCCCACCGAGGCCGGCGCGCTCTACTACGAGAACTGCAAGGGCATCGTGCGGGCGGCCCAGGAGGCCGACGACCTGGTCCAGGTGCGCCAGACGCAGGCCCAGGGCCTGTTGCGGGTGGGCAGTTCGGTCGCCTTCGGCCGTCGCGTGCTGGTCCCGCTGGCGCTGGACTTCATGCGGCAGCACCCGCAGCTCCAGGTGGACCTGAGCTTCGAGGACCGCTACACCGACCTGGTGGCCCAGGGCATCGACGTCGCGGTGCGCATGGGCAAGCTGGCCGACTCGTCACTGGGCGCGCGTTACCTGGGCACCAATCCCTGGCTGGTGGTGGCGTCGCCGCGCTACCTGCGCAAGTACGGCACGCCGCGCCGGCCGGCCGACCTGTCGACGCACCAGGCCCTCATCTACAGCAGCGTGCAGGGCAGCGACCAGTGGCGCGTGGTCTCCCCGCGCGGCGAGGCCATTACGGTGCCCGTCACGGGGCCGCTGCGCTCGAACAACCTGTCGGCGGTGCTGGCGGCGGCCCGCTCCCACCTGGGCATCGCCGCCCTGCCCTGGTACGTGGCCGCCGACTCGCTGGCGGCCGGCACGGTGGTGGAGGTGCTCAAGGGCCACAGCCTGCCGGAGCAGGAGATCCACGCGGTGTATCCCTCGCCCAAGCTCGTTCCGCGCAAGGTCCAGGCCTTCATCGCCTACCTGCAGGGCCGGTTCGGCGACCACTGGTGGGAGCGGCTGCCCAAGGGCTGA
- a CDS encoding methionyl-tRNA formyltransferase, whose translation MGAAAQGLTRGPAGLPLCHNGGFARRTTIARIAFIGQQDFGKAVLDAFIARGDTIAGVFCIPDKPGAKPDALKQDALSLGLPVFTFASLRSKEAEQAMRSLDADLGIMAYVLQFAPQAFINIPRHGTIQFHPSLLPQHRGPSSISWPIALGATRTGITVFRPTDGLDEGPVLLQKTCDIGPHETLGEVYFNKLFPMGVQALLEAADIVMAGRHEERPQDESQASYEGWMHDPECEVHWPQHVRLVYDLIRACNPAPGAWTVLGGEKVRLYDCRMHVSPRYVAGHRPGDIAHVGEDSITVWCQGGMIEVLKLRPEGGAKVGAGEFARSRGLVSGTAAAAAAVPPAPR comes from the coding sequence GTGGGAGCGGCTGCCCAAGGGCTGACACGGGGGCCGGCGGGGCTCCCGCTTTGCCACAATGGCGGATTCGCAAGGAGAACAACCATCGCACGCATCGCGTTCATCGGCCAGCAGGACTTCGGCAAGGCCGTCCTCGACGCCTTCATCGCCCGCGGCGACACCATCGCCGGCGTGTTCTGCATCCCCGACAAGCCGGGCGCCAAGCCCGACGCGCTGAAGCAGGATGCGCTGTCCCTCGGCCTGCCGGTCTTCACGTTCGCCAGCCTGCGCAGCAAGGAGGCCGAGCAGGCCATGCGGTCGCTGGATGCCGACCTCGGCATCATGGCCTACGTGCTGCAGTTCGCGCCCCAGGCCTTCATCAACATCCCGCGCCACGGCACGATCCAGTTCCATCCGTCGCTGCTGCCGCAACACCGGGGGCCCTCGTCGATCAGCTGGCCGATCGCGCTGGGCGCCACCAGGACCGGCATCACGGTCTTCCGCCCCACCGACGGTCTGGACGAAGGGCCCGTGCTGCTGCAGAAGACCTGCGACATCGGCCCGCACGAGACCCTGGGCGAGGTCTACTTCAACAAGCTGTTCCCCATGGGCGTCCAGGCCCTCCTGGAAGCGGCCGACATCGTGATGGCCGGCCGCCACGAGGAGCGGCCGCAGGACGAGTCGCAGGCCAGCTACGAAGGCTGGATGCACGACCCCGAGTGCGAGGTCCACTGGCCGCAGCACGTGCGGCTCGTGTACGACCTGATCCGCGCCTGCAATCCGGCACCGGGCGCCTGGACGGTGCTGGGCGGCGAGAAGGTGCGCCTGTACGACTGCCGCATGCACGTGTCGCCGCGCTACGTGGCGGGCCACCGTCCGGGCGACATCGCGCACGTGGGCGAAGACTCGATCACGGTGTGGTGCCAGGGCGGCATGATCGAAGTCCTGAAGCTGCGCCCCGAGGGCGGCGCCAAGGTCGGTGCCGGTGAGTTCGCGCGCAGCCGTGGCCTGGTCAGCGGGACCGCCGCCGCCGCGGCGGCGGTGCCTCCAGCGCCTCGGTGA
- a CDS encoding LysR family transcriptional regulator yields MRHATFRQLKVFESVARHLSFSRAAEELHLTQPAVSIQVAKLQEHAGLPLFEQMGKRIHLTAAGAEMLRASRNILDQFREVEETLAQFKGVSGGRLNVAVISAGDYFLPRLLVEFAGRHSGVSINFDVCNRRDLLAKLAENQTDLAVMARPPVDADTLNEPFAPHPYVIVAAPAHPLAGKRRIPLARVVREPFVTREKGSDTWTSMQEAFGPRLQELNVAMEIRSTETIKQAVIAGMGLGFLSAHTISRELRAGSIAVLDVQGLPLVGNWYVVHRSGKHLPPVAQAFKSFLLADGERLVTEALEAPPPRRRRSR; encoded by the coding sequence TTGCGCCACGCCACTTTCCGCCAGCTCAAGGTCTTCGAGTCGGTCGCCCGCCACCTGAGCTTCTCCCGCGCCGCGGAGGAACTGCACCTCACCCAGCCCGCCGTCTCGATCCAGGTCGCCAAGCTGCAGGAGCATGCGGGGCTGCCGCTGTTCGAGCAGATGGGCAAGCGCATCCACCTCACTGCGGCCGGCGCCGAGATGCTGCGTGCCTCGCGCAACATCCTCGACCAGTTCCGCGAGGTGGAGGAGACCCTGGCGCAGTTCAAGGGCGTGTCCGGCGGCCGCCTGAACGTGGCGGTGATCAGCGCCGGCGACTACTTCCTGCCGCGCCTGCTGGTCGAATTCGCGGGCCGCCATTCAGGCGTGTCGATCAACTTCGACGTGTGCAACCGGCGCGACCTGCTGGCCAAGCTGGCCGAGAACCAGACCGACCTGGCCGTGATGGCGCGGCCGCCGGTCGACGCCGACACCCTGAACGAGCCGTTCGCGCCGCACCCGTACGTCATCGTCGCCGCGCCCGCGCACCCGCTGGCCGGCAAGCGGCGCATCCCGCTTGCGCGGGTCGTGCGCGAACCGTTCGTCACGCGCGAGAAGGGCTCCGACACCTGGACCTCGATGCAGGAGGCGTTCGGGCCCCGGCTGCAGGAGCTGAACGTCGCGATGGAGATCCGCAGCACCGAGACGATCAAGCAGGCGGTGATCGCCGGCATGGGCCTGGGCTTCCTGTCGGCGCACACCATCAGCCGCGAACTTCGCGCCGGTAGCATCGCCGTGCTGGACGTGCAGGGGCTGCCGCTGGTGGGCAACTGGTATGTCGTCCACCGCAGCGGCAAGCACCTGCCGCCAGTGGCCCAGGCCTTCAAGTCGTTCCTGCTCGCCGACGGCGAGCGGCTGGTCACCGAGGCGCTGGAGGCACCGCCGCCGCGGCGGCGGCGGTCCCGCTGA
- a CDS encoding fumarylacetoacetate hydrolase family protein, which yields MELHWVRFERGGEIGFGTLERSRVRPWYGDMFAHPRRGDVTVALDEVRLLTPVQPSKVIALWNNFKALGDKLNLPVPAEPLYLVKTPNSYLAPGGTIRHPGGPGKVVFEGELGIVIGRTCKQVSEADAPAHVLGYTCANDVTVADILARDASFTQWVRAKGFDTFCPFGPSVATGLDPAKLVVRTLLDGQVRQEYPISDMRFSVAQLVSLISQDMTLLPGDVILCGTSVGVGSMKSGSLVEVEIAGVGRLSNRFE from the coding sequence ATGGAACTGCACTGGGTTCGCTTCGAACGCGGCGGCGAGATCGGCTTCGGCACCCTCGAACGCTCCCGCGTGCGCCCCTGGTACGGCGACATGTTCGCCCACCCCAGGCGCGGCGACGTCACCGTGGCCCTCGACGAGGTGCGGCTGCTCACGCCGGTGCAACCGAGCAAGGTCATCGCGCTGTGGAACAACTTCAAGGCCCTGGGAGACAAGCTGAACCTGCCGGTGCCGGCCGAACCGCTCTACCTGGTCAAGACGCCGAACTCCTACCTCGCCCCCGGTGGGACCATCCGGCACCCGGGCGGCCCCGGCAAGGTGGTGTTCGAGGGCGAGCTGGGCATCGTCATCGGCCGCACGTGCAAGCAGGTGTCCGAGGCCGACGCGCCGGCGCATGTGCTGGGCTACACCTGCGCCAACGACGTGACGGTGGCCGACATCCTCGCGCGCGACGCCTCGTTCACGCAGTGGGTGCGCGCCAAGGGCTTCGACACCTTCTGCCCGTTCGGTCCGAGCGTGGCCACAGGCCTCGATCCCGCCAAGCTGGTGGTGCGCACGCTGCTCGACGGCCAGGTGCGCCAGGAGTACCCGATCTCCGACATGCGCTTTTCCGTCGCACAGCTGGTCAGCCTGATCTCCCAGGACATGACCCTGCTGCCCGGCGACGTCATCCTCTGCGGAACCTCCGTGGGCGTGGGCTCGATGAAGTCCGGCAGCCTCGTCGAGGTCGAGATCGCCGGCGTCGGCCGGCTGAGCAACCGGTTCGAATGA
- a CDS encoding 2-dehydropantoate 2-reductase — MKIAIIGAGAIGGYVGVKLALAGEDVTFIVRGANLAAIRRDGMRLILEDGTEQVATNVRATDDYREAGQQDIVILATKAHQVQAVAADIGHLFGPSTVVVTMQNGIPFWYFHKTGCRLEGSAVRSVDDQGSLASLIPPERVIGCVVYPASELIAPGVVRHIEGDRFPVGELDGRSSERVKTIAHLFVRAGFKAPILDNIRAEIWLKLWGNLTFNPISGLTHSTLVDICQFPLSRELAASMMREAQEVAGKLGITFRVPLDKRIAGAEKVGHHKTSMLQDIEAGRAPEIDALVGSVAELARLTDTPTPHIDTVYALVKLLARNMATGPARVTLQPA, encoded by the coding sequence GTGAAGATTGCCATCATCGGGGCAGGCGCCATCGGCGGCTATGTGGGCGTGAAGCTGGCACTGGCCGGCGAGGACGTGACATTCATCGTACGGGGGGCCAACCTGGCCGCGATCCGGCGCGACGGCATGCGCCTGATCCTGGAGGACGGCACCGAGCAGGTGGCCACCAACGTCAGGGCCACCGACGACTACCGCGAGGCCGGCCAGCAGGACATCGTCATCCTGGCCACCAAGGCCCACCAGGTGCAGGCGGTCGCCGCCGACATCGGCCACCTGTTCGGGCCCTCGACGGTGGTCGTCACGATGCAGAACGGCATCCCGTTCTGGTATTTCCACAAGACCGGCTGCCGCCTCGAAGGCAGCGCCGTGCGCAGCGTCGACGACCAGGGCTCGCTGGCATCCCTGATCCCGCCCGAGCGCGTGATCGGCTGCGTCGTCTACCCCGCCTCGGAGCTCATCGCGCCGGGCGTGGTGCGCCACATCGAAGGCGATCGCTTCCCGGTCGGCGAGCTCGACGGCCGCAGCAGCGAGCGCGTGAAGACCATTGCACACCTGTTCGTGCGGGCCGGCTTCAAGGCGCCGATCCTGGACAACATCCGCGCCGAGATCTGGCTCAAGCTGTGGGGCAACCTCACCTTCAACCCGATCAGCGGCCTCACGCACTCGACGCTGGTGGACATCTGCCAGTTCCCGTTGTCGCGCGAACTGGCCGCCAGCATGATGCGAGAGGCGCAGGAGGTGGCTGGCAAGCTCGGCATCACCTTCCGCGTGCCGCTCGACAAGCGCATCGCGGGTGCCGAGAAGGTGGGCCACCACAAGACCTCCATGCTGCAGGACATCGAAGCCGGGCGTGCGCCGGAGATCGATGCGCTGGTCGGCTCCGTCGCCGAGCTGGCCCGCCTGACCGACACGCCCACGCCGCACATCGACACGGTCTACGCGCTGGTCAAGCTGCTGGCGCGCAACATGGCCACCGGGCCGGCCCGGGTGACACTGCAACCGGCTTAG